One segment of Verrucomicrobiia bacterium DNA contains the following:
- a CDS encoding NADH-quinone oxidoreductase subunit I — protein MNAFREIYGGIKSLVIGLRITLGQFFKPIVTVQYPHQALKMPARFRGHIELVRDPATGKPKCFVCKLCERACPSDCITVDGVKPEGAKRKTVTQYRLDFTKCSLCGSCVEACRDGAIRFSHDYNLASTHKEDFIMDLFQRLEAETASPAGALNSQNALPPPATSAPKEEPAGVGGGLKLETK, from the coding sequence ATGAACGCGTTTCGAGAAATTTACGGCGGAATCAAAAGCCTGGTCATCGGGTTGCGTATTACGCTGGGCCAATTCTTCAAACCGATTGTCACGGTTCAGTACCCACACCAGGCCCTGAAGATGCCCGCCCGCTTCCGCGGGCATATCGAGCTGGTGCGTGACCCAGCAACGGGCAAACCCAAATGCTTCGTTTGCAAACTCTGCGAGAGGGCCTGCCCCAGCGATTGCATCACGGTCGATGGCGTGAAGCCTGAAGGCGCCAAACGCAAGACCGTTACCCAGTACCGTCTCGATTTCACCAAATGCAGCCTGTGCGGTTCCTGCGTCGAGGCCTGCCGCGACGGGGCTATCCGTTTCTCCCACGACTACAACCTGGCCAGCACTCATAAGGAAGATTTCATCATGGATTTGTTTCAACGGCTCGAAGCCGAGACGGCTTCCCCGGCTGGCGCGCTGAATTCACAAAACGCCCTCCCTCCCCCCGCGACCAGCGCGCCTAAAGAGGAACCTGCCGGGGTCGGCGGGGGGCTCAAACTGGAGACCAAATGA
- the nuoH gene encoding NADH-quinone oxidoreductase subunit NuoH yields MRQLLHRLSDEPFRLVLSLVAIMAFVGLNAAYLVWVERKGAARFQRRPGPTEVGWAGLLQPIADAVKLLSKQLIVPAGVDRTLFRMAPLLVMAPALASLAVIPFSARLAVRNINVGLLMIFALGSINVMAIMLGAWSSRNKYAIISAARVVSQNVAYEIPMLLVVITMVMVTGTMNLNDIVNNQAGGFWKWYLFRLDLNPLAPVTFLIFFICMLAETNRAPFDMAEAESELVAGAYTEYSGMGFGVFFMAEYANILLGCSLGTVLFLGGWQSPIGILPGLFWFLVKLYLLVFSVVWIRWTFPRTQFYGLLNLSWKILIPVALFTLILSSAMVKLFRA; encoded by the coding sequence ATGCGCCAACTGCTCCATAGACTCTCGGACGAACCATTCAGGCTCGTTCTGTCGCTGGTTGCGATCATGGCCTTCGTCGGTTTGAACGCGGCTTACCTGGTCTGGGTCGAGCGCAAGGGCGCCGCCCGTTTTCAACGGCGTCCAGGCCCGACCGAGGTGGGATGGGCGGGCCTGCTCCAGCCCATAGCGGATGCGGTCAAACTGCTCTCCAAACAGCTCATCGTCCCGGCGGGCGTGGACCGAACACTGTTTCGGATGGCGCCCTTGCTGGTGATGGCCCCTGCCCTGGCGAGCCTGGCGGTCATCCCCTTTAGCGCGAGACTGGCGGTTCGAAATATCAACGTCGGCTTGCTGATGATTTTTGCCCTCGGCTCTATCAATGTGATGGCGATAATGCTCGGGGCATGGTCCTCGCGGAACAAATACGCGATCATCTCGGCTGCGCGTGTGGTTTCGCAGAACGTCGCCTATGAAATCCCGATGCTCCTGGTGGTCATCACGATGGTGATGGTCACCGGCACGATGAATCTCAATGACATCGTCAATAACCAGGCCGGGGGATTCTGGAAATGGTACTTGTTCCGGCTGGACCTCAATCCGCTGGCGCCGGTTACCTTTTTGATTTTTTTCATCTGCATGCTCGCTGAGACAAACCGGGCGCCGTTCGATATGGCCGAAGCGGAAAGCGAGTTGGTGGCGGGGGCCTACACCGAGTATTCCGGAATGGGTTTCGGAGTCTTTTTCATGGCGGAATACGCCAATATCCTGCTGGGCTGCAGCCTGGGGACTGTTCTGTTTCTAGGCGGCTGGCAAAGCCCGATTGGGATTCTGCCGGGGTTGTTCTGGTTTTTGGTGAAGCTTTATCTGCTGGTCTTTTCGGTGGTTTGGATTCGCTGGACGTTTCCCCGCACGCAGTTCTACGGTCTGTTGAATCTTTCGTGGAAGATTCTCATCCCGGTAGCGCTCTTCACGCTAATTCTCTCCAGCGCCATGGTTAAACTTTTCAGGGCATGA
- a CDS encoding NADH-quinone oxidoreductase subunit D (Catalyzes the transfer of electrons from NADH to quinone), producing MIAEPDIAQPAEKAPQETFVLNLGPQHPATHGVLRVKMTMDGEYIVRAEPVCGYIHRMQEKMGENRTYAQFLPNTSRIDYLSALTYTHAFVGAVERAAKLQVPPRAEYIRVITSELNRISSHLVWWGAFLLDLGGFTPLLYAFDDREKILDLLEGITGARLTYSYFRIGGLYNDVDDQFLKGARAFVAHMRPRLKMYRELVTENIILRKRLIGIGPITVEMCRGYGATGPVIRGSGVAYDVRKIEPYSAYPEFDFLIPTFPEGDSMSRYLVRMEEIAQSLRIIEQALDKLPVGPVMAEKVPRVLKLPLGDYCYAVEAARGRFMVRLVSDNKEIPYRVKLRTPCLSNLSLFEEASRGMLLPDALALMGSLDLVIPDIDR from the coding sequence GTGATTGCCGAACCGGATATTGCTCAACCTGCCGAAAAGGCGCCCCAGGAGACGTTTGTCCTGAACCTGGGGCCGCAGCACCCGGCCACGCACGGCGTGTTGCGGGTCAAGATGACCATGGACGGCGAGTACATCGTGCGCGCCGAGCCGGTTTGCGGCTACATCCACCGGATGCAGGAGAAAATGGGCGAAAATCGCACCTACGCCCAGTTTCTGCCGAACACCAGCCGCATCGATTACCTCTCGGCGCTGACTTACACGCACGCATTCGTGGGCGCGGTGGAACGCGCCGCCAAGCTGCAAGTGCCCCCGCGCGCCGAGTATATCCGGGTCATTACTTCGGAACTCAATCGCATCTCGAGCCACTTGGTCTGGTGGGGAGCGTTTCTGCTGGACCTGGGCGGATTCACGCCCTTGCTGTACGCCTTCGACGATCGCGAGAAAATCCTCGACCTGCTCGAAGGCATTACCGGGGCACGCCTCACTTATTCCTATTTCCGTATCGGCGGCCTGTACAACGATGTGGATGACCAATTCCTCAAGGGCGCCCGCGCCTTTGTGGCGCACATGCGTCCCCGTCTCAAAATGTACCGGGAGTTGGTGACGGAAAACATCATCCTGCGCAAACGGCTGATTGGGATTGGCCCAATCACAGTCGAGATGTGCCGGGGCTATGGGGCGACTGGTCCGGTGATTCGCGGCTCGGGTGTTGCCTATGATGTTCGAAAGATTGAGCCCTACTCTGCCTATCCCGAATTCGATTTCCTGATCCCCACCTTCCCCGAAGGTGACTCGATGTCGCGATACCTGGTGCGAATGGAAGAAATTGCCCAAAGCCTGCGCATCATCGAACAGGCGCTGGATAAACTGCCGGTGGGTCCGGTGATGGCTGAAAAGGTCCCGCGCGTGCTCAAATTGCCACTCGGCGATTACTGCTATGCGGTCGAGGCGGCGCGAGGGCGTTTCATGGTGCGACTGGTCAGCGATAACAAAGAGATTCCCTACCGGGTGAAGCTCCGGACGCCGTGCCTCTCAAACCTGAGTCTGTTCGAGGAGGCTTCGCGCGGAATGCTGCTGCCAGACGCCTTGGCCTTGATGGGCAGCCTGGACCTGGTCATCCCCGATATTGACCGATAA
- a CDS encoding NADH-quinone oxidoreductase subunit C, which produces MNPETKTSSQTSVTGPAESPLLPGSATAPGQAGVAELQSVTASDARQPSTHALSHLPIPFQVIDYLMKGYHLNATVQPDQVVFAARELAREGFALDTITGVDWLAAGQMEVVYDYFHPTQLLRVVVRSRIPRDHPEIPTISAVFPGANWHERETHDFFGIHFLGHPNLIPFLLPEDATFHPLRKDFSV; this is translated from the coding sequence ATGAATCCCGAGACAAAAACCTCCAGTCAAACCTCTGTAACCGGCCCGGCAGAGAGCCCCCTTTTGCCTGGTTCGGCAACGGCCCCCGGGCAGGCGGGAGTGGCGGAACTCCAGAGCGTCACTGCAAGCGATGCGCGGCAGCCTTCCACTCACGCCCTGTCGCATCTGCCGATTCCCTTCCAGGTGATCGATTATTTGATGAAGGGTTACCATCTGAACGCCACGGTTCAACCCGACCAGGTGGTCTTTGCGGCGCGCGAGCTAGCTCGCGAAGGGTTTGCCCTCGATACCATCACCGGTGTGGATTGGCTCGCCGCGGGCCAAATGGAAGTGGTCTATGATTACTTCCATCCTACTCAATTGCTGCGGGTCGTGGTGCGTTCGCGAATTCCCAGAGACCATCCCGAAATCCCCACCATCTCGGCGGTGTTTCCCGGCGCCAACTGGCACGAACGCGAGACACATGACTTCTTTGGCATCCATTTCCTGGGACACCCCAATCTCATCCCGTTTTTGCTGCCTGAGGACGCCACCTTTCATCCATTGCGGAAAGATTTCAGCGTGTGA
- the nuoB gene encoding NADH-quinone oxidoreductase subunit NuoB, with translation METQEDQLLKDCSPWVRFAKLDELLALGRANSLWPLTFGLACCAIEMMAAGASRFDIARFGAEVFRPSPRQADVMIVAGTVNHKMAAAVKTLYDQMPEPKWVIAMGNCAISGGPFVFPGQYAVVEGVDKLFPVDVFIPGCPPRPEGLIEGILKLEEKLTGKRRWPVVKPE, from the coding sequence ATGGAAACGCAAGAAGATCAACTGCTGAAGGACTGTTCGCCCTGGGTGAGGTTCGCCAAGCTGGATGAACTGCTCGCCCTCGGGCGGGCCAACTCGCTCTGGCCTCTCACCTTCGGGTTGGCGTGCTGTGCCATCGAGATGATGGCGGCTGGGGCCTCGAGGTTTGACATCGCCCGCTTTGGGGCGGAGGTCTTCCGCCCCTCGCCTCGCCAGGCCGACGTAATGATCGTGGCGGGAACAGTGAACCACAAGATGGCCGCCGCAGTTAAGACCCTTTACGACCAAATGCCTGAACCCAAATGGGTCATTGCGATGGGCAATTGCGCTATCTCAGGCGGGCCGTTCGTGTTTCCCGGCCAGTACGCGGTGGTCGAGGGCGTGGACAAGCTCTTTCCGGTCGATGTCTTCATACCCGGCTGCCCGCCCCGGCCTGAGGGGCTGATCGAAGGGATTTTGAAACTGGAAGAGAAACTGACAGGCAAAAGACGCTGGCCGGTGGTCAAACCGGAGTAA
- a CDS encoding NADH-quinone oxidoreductase subunit A — translation MDDVLLGDLIYVVAFCLGGLVFALGPIVLVHLISARRTRNYAHKTEQAIECGMDPIGDAWIRYSAVYYLYALVFVAFAVDVLYLLPVALVYREDVGAFFVRDFCELILFVGILSMVILYAWRKGVFEWKRKKINC, via the coding sequence ATGGACGATGTCCTTTTAGGCGATTTGATTTACGTCGTGGCTTTTTGCCTGGGCGGCCTGGTATTTGCCCTCGGACCGATTGTCCTGGTCCATCTGATTTCGGCGCGCCGTACGCGCAACTACGCCCATAAGACCGAACAAGCCATCGAATGCGGCATGGACCCGATCGGGGATGCGTGGATTCGCTACAGCGCGGTTTACTACCTGTACGCTTTGGTGTTCGTGGCGTTTGCTGTCGATGTGTTGTACCTGCTCCCAGTGGCGTTGGTTTATAGAGAAGACGTCGGGGCTTTCTTTGTTCGTGATTTCTGTGAGCTAATCCTTTTCGTGGGCATTTTGTCGATGGTGATTCTGTACGCCTGGAGGAAGGGCGTTTTTGAATGGAAACGCAAGAAGATCAACTGCTGA
- the recO gene encoding DNA repair protein RecO, whose translation MTESATGLVLRIRSLTETSLIVHWLTRDLGRLATVAKGARRAKSPFRGKLDLFYRVDLSFNRSRRSDLHTLREVNVLDTHPALRTDLGYLRQAAYCAGLVEQTTETDTPLPAFFALIEELLCYLPGHPPEPQTIFAFELKLLNHLGLQPDLNQTKLDAGLRQVVRALTESDWPAIARLRLSAPQVNNLNRFLHGFLIFHLTSMPKFRQAALGLGLIHPETQVRH comes from the coding sequence ATGACCGAATCGGCCACCGGCTTGGTGCTGCGCATCCGGAGCCTCACCGAGACCAGCCTGATTGTCCATTGGCTCACGCGCGACCTGGGGCGGCTGGCGACTGTTGCTAAAGGGGCGCGCCGGGCCAAATCGCCTTTTCGCGGCAAGCTGGACCTGTTTTATCGGGTTGATTTGAGCTTCAATCGCAGCCGCCGTTCGGACCTCCACACCCTGCGCGAAGTAAACGTCCTGGACACTCACCCGGCCCTGCGGACCGACCTCGGCTATCTCCGCCAGGCTGCCTATTGCGCGGGATTAGTCGAACAGACAACTGAAACCGACACACCGCTTCCAGCCTTCTTCGCTCTGATCGAGGAGCTGTTGTGCTATTTGCCCGGCCACCCCCCCGAACCTCAGACCATTTTCGCTTTCGAACTCAAGTTGTTAAACCACTTGGGACTGCAACCGGACTTGAATCAGACAAAGCTGGATGCCGGGCTGCGGCAGGTGGTGAGGGCCTTAACGGAATCTGATTGGCCCGCCATCGCCCGCCTGAGACTCAGCGCCCCGCAAGTCAACAACCTCAACCGATTTTTGCACGGGTTCTTAATCTTTCACCTGACGAGCATGCCAAAATTCAGACAGGCGGCTTTAGGATTAGGACTTATCCACCCCGAGACGCAGGTAAGACATTAG
- a CDS encoding DUF502 domain-containing protein — MKKKLLATWQANFWAGLAIVLPGVISVAVLVWLFGTASRITDTLLLFLPHKLTHQDMGAGPMYWYWSLCALLLAVALIGVVGLLARNYFGKKMIEWVDATLLRVPLLNKIYAATKQVNEAFSSTNKNAFRTVVLVEFPREGVYSIGFITNEQEATFKTGSDEKFVCVFVPTTPNPTSGFLLMVAEDKVTKLDMSVSQGIKYIISLGSILPDYAPAVQPRLKGAPPDLTPVGS; from the coding sequence GTGAAGAAAAAGCTCCTCGCAACATGGCAGGCCAATTTTTGGGCCGGTTTGGCGATCGTTTTGCCTGGGGTGATTTCGGTGGCCGTGCTGGTGTGGCTTTTTGGCACCGCCTCGAGGATAACCGATACGCTGCTGCTGTTTCTGCCGCACAAGCTCACCCACCAGGACATGGGCGCCGGGCCGATGTACTGGTATTGGAGTCTGTGCGCGCTGCTGCTGGCTGTGGCGTTGATTGGAGTGGTAGGATTGCTGGCCCGCAATTATTTTGGCAAAAAGATGATTGAATGGGTGGATGCCACGCTGCTGCGCGTTCCACTGCTTAATAAGATTTATGCCGCCACCAAACAGGTTAATGAGGCGTTCTCTTCGACCAACAAGAATGCCTTCCGCACCGTAGTCCTAGTCGAGTTCCCGCGAGAGGGCGTCTATTCCATCGGGTTCATCACCAACGAACAAGAGGCCACATTCAAGACCGGCAGCGATGAGAAGTTCGTGTGCGTTTTTGTTCCGACCACCCCCAATCCCACCTCGGGTTTCCTGCTCATGGTGGCCGAGGATAAGGTCACCAAACTCGACATGTCCGTCTCGCAAGGTATTAAGTATATCATCAGCCTCGGGTCCATTCTGCCCGATTACGCCCCTGCCGTGCAGCCACGCCTCAAGGGCGCCCCACCGGACCTGACGCCCGTAGGGTCATGA
- the ybeY gene encoding rRNA maturation RNase YbeY, whose product MSAAAGAPGKAPRRSLAVRNLQHTRPVASRLLRRIARALLEELLGKDAFDLNVLLVDARRITRLNEQFLKHQGPTDVLAFDYTGAAQPEALAGEICVCVDEAVKQARRFRTNWQTELVRYTVHGVLHLCGYDDQKAGARREMKQVEKRLLLELSRRFSFKGLG is encoded by the coding sequence ATGAGCGCCGCTGCCGGCGCGCCGGGAAAAGCACCGCGCCGCAGCTTGGCGGTGCGCAACCTCCAACACACTCGACCCGTTGCCTCGCGCCTTCTGCGCCGCATCGCCCGCGCTTTATTGGAAGAGCTGTTGGGCAAAGACGCATTTGACCTCAATGTGTTGCTGGTCGATGCGCGCCGGATTACCAGGCTCAACGAGCAATTCCTAAAACATCAAGGGCCAACCGACGTCCTGGCTTTCGATTACACCGGCGCGGCCCAACCGGAAGCCCTGGCCGGGGAAATCTGTGTTTGCGTGGACGAAGCAGTGAAACAAGCGCGGCGATTCCGGACAAACTGGCAAACTGAACTGGTTCGCTACACCGTCCATGGAGTGCTCCACTTGTGCGGCTATGACGACCAGAAAGCCGGTGCTCGCCGGGAGATGAAACAGGTTGAGAAGAGACTGCTCTTAGAATTGAGCCGCCGGTTCTCCTTCAAGGGTTTGGGCTGA
- a CDS encoding PhoH family protein, producing the protein MPVETLHFENARLAQQLYNNDPRNLQAIEEQLQVKATSREGWIKLEGEAGALDQAKHLFLMLEDSINAGNPVRQREFSHALNIVKNEGVSILKDILSDRIQTSEKKPSVTAKTVGQKRYLDAIRRHDVTFGVGPAGTGKTYLAVAMALAALREGRVSRIILTRPAVEAGEALGFLPGDLYEKIMPFLRPLHDALHDMLPAEEIQKNTERGVIEIAPLAYMRGRTLNHAFIILDEAQNSTTEQMFMFLTRLGVNSKAVVTGDETQIDLPPQKRSGLLEAHRALKHIEGIGIVEFTRRDVVRHPLVQRIIAAYEEHRGKARGQIPKEEQ; encoded by the coding sequence ATGCCTGTTGAAACGCTCCATTTCGAAAATGCCCGTCTGGCGCAGCAGCTTTATAATAACGACCCGCGCAATTTGCAGGCGATTGAAGAACAACTACAGGTCAAGGCCACCTCCCGCGAGGGTTGGATTAAGCTCGAAGGGGAAGCCGGCGCGCTGGACCAGGCCAAACACCTGTTCCTGATGCTGGAAGACTCGATCAATGCCGGCAACCCAGTGCGGCAGCGGGAGTTTTCCCACGCGCTCAACATCGTGAAAAACGAGGGAGTGTCGATCCTCAAGGACATCCTGAGCGATCGCATCCAAACCTCCGAGAAAAAACCGAGCGTCACGGCAAAGACCGTCGGGCAGAAACGCTATTTGGATGCCATTCGGCGCCATGACGTCACCTTTGGGGTTGGGCCGGCGGGAACAGGCAAGACTTACCTGGCGGTGGCGATGGCCCTGGCTGCTTTGCGCGAAGGCCGGGTCTCGCGCATCATTCTCACACGCCCGGCGGTCGAGGCCGGGGAAGCCCTTGGTTTTTTGCCGGGGGACCTTTATGAAAAGATCATGCCTTTTCTGCGCCCACTACATGATGCTCTCCACGATATGCTTCCGGCAGAGGAGATTCAGAAAAACACCGAACGCGGGGTCATCGAGATTGCGCCCCTGGCCTACATGCGCGGGCGCACGCTCAATCATGCGTTCATCATCCTCGACGAGGCGCAGAACTCGACGACCGAGCAGATGTTCATGTTTCTGACCCGGCTGGGCGTCAATTCAAAGGCGGTCGTTACAGGGGACGAAACTCAAATCGACCTGCCCCCGCAGAAGCGCTCCGGGTTGCTCGAGGCCCATCGCGCCCTCAAGCACATCGAAGGGATTGGCATTGTCGAATTCACCCGCCGCGATGTAGTGCGCCACCCCCTGGTGCAGAGGATCATCGCCGCTTACGAGGAGCACCGCGGCAAAGCGCGTGGGCAAATCCCCAAGGAAGAGCAATGA
- a CDS encoding HIT domain-containing protein — MECLHAPWRIEYILAPKPTLSDSLFSRIAQSNEDEANCVIARARTCYALLNTYPYTGGHLMIVPYKQVQDLNGLTDDELTDLLKLTRRCQNALSRVMKPEGFNIGINIGKVAGAGILEHLHLHVVPRWQGDTNFMPVLASTTVVPQALRELAGQLRSALASDTSQGG; from the coding sequence ATGGAATGCCTTCACGCGCCCTGGCGAATCGAGTACATTCTCGCGCCCAAACCCACCCTCTCCGACAGCCTTTTTTCGCGCATTGCCCAATCCAATGAGGACGAAGCCAACTGCGTCATCGCGCGCGCGCGCACCTGCTACGCTCTGTTGAATACCTATCCCTATACCGGCGGACATCTAATGATCGTACCCTACAAACAGGTGCAGGATTTAAATGGGCTGACGGACGATGAATTAACCGACCTGCTCAAGCTCACTCGCCGCTGCCAAAACGCCCTCTCCCGGGTCATGAAGCCCGAAGGCTTCAACATCGGGATTAACATAGGCAAGGTGGCCGGCGCTGGGATTTTGGAGCATCTGCACCTTCACGTAGTCCCCCGCTGGCAGGGGGACACCAACTTCATGCCGGTGCTGGCGAGCACAACCGTTGTTCCGCAAGCCTTGAGGGAACTCGCGGGCCAATTGCGGTCGGCTTTAGCCAGTGACACAAGCCAGGGAGGTTGA
- a CDS encoding response regulator: MKKILIVEDDQIVANIYRNKFSVEGYQVEIAMDGQTGLDILSKFHPDAVLLDLMLPKLSGVELMKKVRANPAFEKTPIIVFSNTYLTNMVQEAWKAGATKCLSKANCTPKQVIELVRSTLQNGAAPTESSSPAVTEGEAPKRASDRVVTGDPDAEFQADLRRSFLEGLPGHLAALRALLQGLIKADTQVAQIKHSHDMYRRIHALTGNAALTGMSQIAQMADALEALLKELYEKPKNITASTLRTVATTIDFLGVLFEHGGFTEKQDNDPANILVVDDEAISRRAVTYALDKAKLKSVNVEDPTAAYNLLLENAFDLVFLDVDMPGMNGFELCSKLRALPAHKKTPVVFVTSLNDFESRANSMMSGGNDFIAKPFLFIELAVKALVYVLRRRMPAK; this comes from the coding sequence ATGAAGAAGATTCTTATCGTCGAGGATGACCAGATCGTTGCCAACATCTACCGGAACAAGTTCTCGGTTGAAGGTTACCAGGTAGAGATAGCGATGGATGGCCAAACCGGCCTGGATATTCTCAGCAAATTCCACCCCGATGCGGTGCTCCTGGATTTGATGCTCCCCAAGCTTTCCGGTGTGGAGCTGATGAAAAAAGTGCGCGCCAATCCTGCTTTCGAGAAGACCCCTATTATCGTTTTCTCGAACACGTATCTGACCAACATGGTGCAAGAGGCCTGGAAAGCGGGGGCCACCAAATGTCTCTCCAAGGCCAATTGCACGCCAAAGCAAGTCATCGAGTTGGTGCGCAGCACCCTCCAGAACGGCGCCGCTCCAACCGAATCTTCCTCCCCCGCTGTAACCGAGGGGGAAGCCCCCAAAAGGGCGAGCGACCGGGTTGTCACCGGGGACCCGGATGCGGAATTCCAGGCGGATTTGCGCCGGTCGTTTCTCGAGGGCCTGCCAGGGCACCTGGCCGCATTGAGGGCGTTGCTCCAAGGTCTCATTAAGGCGGACACTCAAGTAGCCCAGATTAAGCACAGTCACGACATGTACCGCCGCATCCATGCGCTGACGGGCAATGCAGCTCTGACCGGGATGAGCCAGATTGCCCAGATGGCTGACGCCCTGGAGGCCCTGCTCAAGGAACTTTACGAGAAGCCAAAAAACATTACTGCCTCGACTCTCCGAACGGTCGCTACCACCATCGATTTTCTCGGTGTGCTCTTCGAGCATGGCGGTTTTACTGAGAAGCAGGACAACGATCCGGCGAATATCCTTGTAGTGGATGACGAAGCCATTTCGCGACGGGCGGTCACCTACGCGTTGGACAAGGCGAAGCTCAAGTCGGTGAACGTGGAGGACCCGACAGCGGCCTACAACCTGCTGTTGGAAAATGCTTTTGACCTTGTTTTTTTGGATGTGGATATGCCGGGGATGAATGGGTTCGAGCTCTGTTCCAAGTTGCGCGCGTTGCCGGCTCATAAGAAGACCCCTGTTGTGTTCGTCACCAGCCTGAACGACTTCGAAAGCCGTGCCAACTCGATGATGAGCGGCGGCAACGATTTCATTGCCAAACCTTTCCTCTTTATCGAACTGGCCGTCAAAGCGCTGGTTTACGTGCTGCGCCGGCGCATGCCCGCCAAGTAG